The following proteins come from a genomic window of Corallococcus sp. NCRR:
- a CDS encoding acyl-CoA carboxylase subunit beta yields the protein MATTPENDPLRARLQQMEQQAEQGGGADRIAKQHEAGKLTARERIDLLLDPGSFSELDKFVTHRSSDFGMGDKKILGDGVVTGYGTVEGRQVFVFAQDFTVFGGSLSGAYAQKICKIMDLATRVGAPVIGLNDSGGARIQEGVESLAGYADIFLRNTLASGVVPQISLILGPCAGGAVYSPAITDFIMMVKDTSYMFITGPDVIKTVTHEEVSKEALGGALTHNQKSGVAHFAAENEQAAIAMTRELLSYLPSNNQEDPPAQPCDDDPFRAEESLKSIVPANPNKPYDIKEIIRAIVDSKHFFEVQEHFAKNIVVGFARMNGKSVGIVANQPAVLAGCLDIDASVKAARFVRFCDCFNIPLLTLVDVPGFLPGTDQEWGGIITHGAKLLYAYAEATVPKITLITRKAYGGAYDVMASKHIRADINYAYPTAEIAVMGPEGAVNIIFRNELLKAQDANAERKKLTDDYREKFANPFKAAELGYIDEVIRPEETRAKVIRALEMLKDKRQENPPRKHGNIPL from the coding sequence ATGGCCACGACCCCCGAGAACGATCCCTTGCGCGCACGGCTCCAGCAGATGGAGCAGCAGGCCGAGCAGGGCGGCGGCGCCGACCGCATCGCCAAGCAGCACGAGGCCGGCAAGCTCACGGCCCGCGAGCGCATCGACCTGCTGCTCGACCCCGGCTCCTTCAGTGAGCTGGACAAGTTCGTCACCCACCGCAGCAGCGACTTCGGCATGGGCGACAAGAAGATCCTCGGCGACGGCGTCGTCACCGGCTACGGCACGGTGGAGGGCCGCCAGGTCTTCGTCTTCGCCCAGGACTTCACCGTCTTCGGCGGCTCGCTGTCCGGCGCCTACGCCCAGAAGATCTGCAAGATCATGGACCTGGCCACCCGCGTGGGCGCGCCCGTCATCGGGCTCAACGACTCCGGCGGCGCGCGCATCCAGGAAGGCGTGGAGAGCCTCGCCGGCTACGCGGACATCTTCCTGCGCAACACGCTGGCGTCCGGCGTCGTCCCCCAGATTTCCCTCATCCTGGGCCCGTGCGCGGGCGGCGCGGTGTACTCGCCCGCCATCACGGACTTCATCATGATGGTGAAGGACACGTCGTACATGTTCATCACCGGCCCGGACGTCATCAAGACGGTGACGCACGAAGAGGTCTCCAAGGAGGCCCTGGGCGGCGCGCTCACGCACAACCAGAAGTCCGGCGTGGCCCACTTCGCCGCGGAGAACGAGCAGGCCGCCATCGCGATGACGCGCGAGCTGCTCTCGTACCTGCCCTCCAACAACCAGGAGGACCCGCCCGCGCAGCCGTGTGACGACGACCCGTTCCGCGCCGAGGAGTCGCTCAAGTCCATTGTCCCGGCGAACCCGAACAAGCCCTACGACATCAAGGAGATCATCCGCGCCATCGTGGACTCCAAGCACTTCTTCGAGGTGCAGGAGCACTTCGCGAAGAACATCGTCGTCGGCTTCGCGCGCATGAACGGCAAGAGCGTGGGCATCGTCGCCAACCAGCCCGCGGTGCTCGCCGGCTGCCTGGACATCGACGCCAGCGTGAAGGCCGCGCGCTTCGTGCGCTTCTGCGACTGCTTCAACATCCCCCTGCTCACCCTGGTGGACGTGCCCGGCTTCCTCCCCGGCACCGACCAGGAGTGGGGCGGCATCATCACCCACGGCGCCAAGCTGCTCTACGCGTACGCGGAAGCCACCGTCCCCAAGATCACCCTCATCACCCGCAAGGCCTACGGCGGCGCGTACGACGTCATGGCGTCCAAGCACATCCGCGCGGACATCAACTACGCCTACCCCACCGCGGAGATCGCCGTGATGGGCCCGGAAGGCGCGGTGAACATCATCTTCCGCAACGAGCTCCTGAAGGCCCAGGACGCCAACGCGGAGCGCAAGAAGCTCACGGACGACTACCGCGAGAAGTTCGCCAACCCGTTCAAGGCGGCGGAACTGGGCTACATCGACGAGGTCATCCGTCCGGAGGAGACCCGCGCCAAGGTCATCCGCGCGCTGGAGATGCTCAAGGACAAGCGGCAGGAGAACCCGCCGCGCAAGCACGGCAACATCCCGCTGTAG
- a CDS encoding site-2 protease family protein: MRERPGALRVGSFRGVPIRVHFSLLIALPLLALAFGGTLERAAEAADVPPGALGGHPWAWGLAVAVGLFVSVLLHEMAHTLYALRHGGEVHGITLMIVGGVSELAEVPKRPRDEALMALVGPLTSLGLAAFLGALTWVMHGLGMFQVQFALFTLAMLNAVLGGFNLLPAFPMDGGRIVRAALTPRLGLVRATKVAAGLGRVFAVLFGVWGLVTLNPFTLVVAFFVLMGAEGESRQVRMKALLERVQVAALMTPRMVGVDLDLSMQDAHWAMRHEHVNALPVTSAGRPVGRVTWAAAQAVPEAQRGGYVVRDAMEDGVVADLREDGWTALRRMAEARVPMAAVVDEDGLLAGTLDWNDIQRGLARAEEAERNRSRTGWPRERTA, encoded by the coding sequence ATGCGTGAGAGGCCGGGGGCACTGCGGGTGGGGTCGTTCCGGGGAGTGCCCATCCGGGTGCACTTCTCCCTGCTGATAGCGCTGCCGCTCCTGGCGCTGGCGTTCGGTGGGACGCTTGAGCGGGCGGCGGAGGCGGCGGACGTGCCGCCGGGCGCGCTGGGCGGGCACCCGTGGGCGTGGGGGCTGGCGGTGGCGGTGGGGCTGTTCGTGTCGGTGCTGCTGCACGAGATGGCGCACACCCTCTATGCGCTGCGGCATGGCGGCGAGGTGCATGGCATCACGCTGATGATCGTCGGAGGCGTGTCGGAGTTGGCGGAGGTGCCCAAGCGTCCGCGCGACGAGGCGTTGATGGCGCTGGTGGGCCCGCTGACGAGCCTGGGGCTGGCGGCGTTCCTGGGCGCGCTGACGTGGGTGATGCACGGCCTGGGGATGTTCCAGGTGCAGTTCGCGCTCTTCACGTTGGCGATGCTCAACGCGGTGCTGGGGGGCTTCAACCTGTTGCCGGCGTTCCCCATGGACGGGGGCCGCATCGTGCGCGCGGCGCTGACGCCAAGGCTGGGGCTGGTGCGGGCGACGAAGGTGGCCGCGGGGTTGGGGCGCGTGTTCGCGGTGCTGTTCGGCGTGTGGGGGTTGGTGACGTTGAACCCGTTCACGCTGGTGGTGGCGTTCTTCGTGCTGATGGGGGCGGAGGGGGAGTCGCGGCAGGTGCGGATGAAGGCGCTGCTGGAGCGCGTGCAGGTGGCGGCGCTGATGACGCCGCGGATGGTGGGCGTGGACCTGGACCTGTCGATGCAGGACGCGCACTGGGCGATGCGGCACGAGCACGTGAACGCGTTGCCGGTGACGAGCGCGGGGCGGCCGGTGGGGCGGGTGACGTGGGCTGCGGCGCAGGCGGTGCCGGAGGCGCAGCGCGGGGGCTACGTGGTGCGTGACGCGATGGAGGATGGGGTGGTGGCGGATTTGCGCGAGGACGGGTGGACGGCGCTGCGGAGGATGGCGGAGGCGCGCGTGCCCATGGCGGCGGTGGTGGATGAGGATGGGCTGCTCGCGGGGACGCTGGATTGGAATGACATCCAGCGTGGGCTGGCGCGGGCGGAGGAGGCGGAGCGGAACCGGTCGCGGACGGGGTGGCCTCGGGAGCGGACGGCGTAG
- a CDS encoding DUF2381 family protein encodes MSSSLSLKCGLLLGLLAFPALAREFEEKLRIRTLQVPAHPGQEAPSIYVSAQVASVLRFEQDVVPAKTRLLAWEGRFEPLLVGSKKVVVEPLRDLDEGEALPLLVTLVDGTELTFLVRPKRREDWGWIDYQVNVFGDRGSYNAVLSGLYDALNRERELREENERFKKEENSIDHAYATLLSNGEVGKTPFRRKRVFRLKHEDMDMVVEVFKGPGKAAAVVTLRNTVLQDAWRFEAASVTRERSPSERPFALRMDRPVIVPGQSGRIAVVVDRSSFELEGGQLADLALQIFREDGILQVAVAMEHALVRQ; translated from the coding sequence ATGTCCTCTTCGCTGTCGCTCAAGTGCGGCCTGCTGCTCGGCTTGTTGGCGTTTCCGGCGTTGGCCCGGGAGTTTGAAGAAAAGCTCAGGATCCGGACGCTCCAGGTTCCGGCCCATCCCGGGCAGGAAGCGCCGTCCATCTATGTTTCCGCGCAGGTGGCGAGCGTGCTGCGCTTCGAGCAGGACGTCGTGCCCGCGAAGACACGGCTCCTGGCCTGGGAGGGGCGGTTCGAACCGCTGCTCGTTGGAAGCAAGAAGGTGGTGGTCGAGCCGCTGCGCGATCTGGATGAGGGCGAAGCGCTGCCTCTCCTTGTGACGCTGGTGGATGGGACGGAGTTGACGTTCCTCGTGAGGCCGAAGCGTCGCGAGGACTGGGGGTGGATCGACTACCAGGTCAACGTGTTCGGGGACCGTGGCAGCTACAACGCGGTGCTTTCAGGGCTGTATGACGCGCTCAACCGAGAGCGTGAGCTGCGTGAGGAGAACGAGCGGTTCAAGAAGGAGGAGAACTCCATCGACCATGCCTACGCGACGCTTCTCTCCAACGGAGAGGTGGGCAAGACGCCGTTCCGGCGCAAGCGGGTCTTCCGCTTGAAGCACGAGGACATGGACATGGTGGTTGAAGTCTTCAAGGGACCTGGGAAGGCAGCCGCGGTGGTGACCTTGCGGAACACCGTGCTCCAGGATGCGTGGCGGTTCGAAGCGGCCTCCGTGACCCGTGAGCGCTCTCCCTCGGAGCGCCCGTTCGCGTTGCGCATGGACCGGCCGGTCATCGTCCCTGGCCAGTCAGGAAGGATCGCCGTCGTCGTGGACAGGAGCTCCTTCGAACTGGAGGGTGGTCAGTTGGCGGATCTGGCCCTTCAAATCTTCCGTGAGGATGGGATCCTCCAGGTCGCCGTGGCGATGGAACATGCACTCGTTCGGCAGTAG
- a CDS encoding serine/threonine protein kinase, translated as MPTTQALLFGTFVLLAASSGCTSGGVSLRPDGTPGPQECSEEAKRTMRALRLHVGDAQLVELDANQIGSRRPTLYDGPIESILEDDFGTLEATTRLYGQVWTSGPQVVIRYYEAHPPDSEKFPICAVARLSQDQMRKSPDSKPGTAILEGSTAAAYVVDSFR; from the coding sequence ATGCCCACGACACAGGCCCTGCTGTTCGGAACTTTCGTCCTGCTTGCTGCGTCGTCTGGATGTACCAGCGGCGGGGTGTCGCTGCGCCCGGATGGAACTCCGGGGCCGCAGGAGTGCTCGGAGGAAGCCAAGCGGACGATGCGTGCCTTGCGGTTGCATGTGGGGGACGCGCAATTGGTCGAGCTGGACGCGAACCAGATTGGTTCACGGCGTCCCACGCTCTACGACGGTCCGATTGAAAGCATCCTCGAGGATGACTTCGGCACGCTGGAGGCGACGACCCGTTTGTATGGGCAGGTCTGGACGAGCGGACCGCAGGTCGTCATCCGGTACTACGAGGCCCATCCACCGGACAGCGAGAAGTTCCCCATCTGCGCCGTGGCCCGACTTAGCCAGGACCAGATGCGGAAGAGTCCGGACTCGAAGCCTGGGACGGCGATTCTTGAAGGCTCCACCGCGGCGGCCTACGTCGTTGATTCATTCCGGTAG
- a CDS encoding NUDIX hydrolase, protein MSGGGAWRGNIKARLYERVRARGFDSLTAFADARPAVPLYALADELGDDDVAAVQVLSGLLAEAEQRKQVTRFVRDVLVRLLSQSLANGWPAVLDDENLFKVAKALGSWSAYTPETHKERVRLARAALRANPPPAGWRPLGPDDDLLRTLLPDEEV, encoded by the coding sequence ATGAGCGGTGGCGGCGCGTGGCGGGGCAATATCAAAGCGCGCCTGTACGAACGAGTCCGTGCGCGCGGCTTCGACTCGCTCACAGCCTTTGCCGATGCACGCCCTGCTGTCCCGCTGTACGCGCTGGCCGACGAGCTTGGCGACGATGACGTCGCTGCGGTGCAGGTGTTGAGTGGGTTGCTCGCAGAGGCGGAGCAGCGCAAGCAGGTCACGCGCTTCGTTCGTGATGTTCTCGTGCGTCTCTTGTCTCAGAGTCTTGCCAACGGTTGGCCCGCCGTGCTGGATGACGAGAATCTATTCAAGGTAGCCAAGGCACTCGGCTCGTGGTCCGCCTACACCCCAGAAACCCATAAGGAGCGGGTCAGATTGGCGAGGGCGGCACTTCGCGCGAATCCGCCCCCTGCTGGATGGCGCCCGCTCGGCCCCGACGATGACCTTCTTCGGACGCTCCTCCCCGACGAGGAAGTCTGA
- a CDS encoding excinuclease ABC subunit A gives MRAKGERMAQKKNSLVANINRRKKAGTSRPKSRSKVSSKSYKNMERGWGKTARKKTATKKTAAKKTARKSPARKRASRKSR, from the coding sequence TTGCGTGCCAAAGGGGAGCGCATGGCCCAGAAGAAGAACAGCCTCGTGGCGAACATCAACCGGCGCAAGAAGGCGGGGACGTCGCGGCCGAAGAGCCGCTCCAAGGTGTCCAGCAAGTCCTACAAGAACATGGAGCGCGGCTGGGGCAAGACAGCGCGCAAGAAGACCGCGACGAAGAAGACGGCGGCGAAGAAGACCGCGCGCAAGAGCCCGGCCCGGAAGCGTGCGAGCCGCAAGTCCCGTTAG
- a CDS encoding class I SAM-dependent methyltransferase: MSNLLDLPRQALMDLRSRLSHLPLVSHLHRRHAPNSLALSSPSPQDSVLADPQRVEMWRRAVERYVRPNQVVVDVKAGTGLRTFLAAHQNPRRLYAVDDSRLLDTTQWVARRNGLDRIDFVREPTWHFQPQEKADVLLHELLGDALLDAGLVPRMLDLRSRLLKPGGRILPNRFEVYVEPVQLREEACVPFIWTQHLPHVDFRCLQSLREAMSPSYFTRLVRSYEVDHLLCEPEPAFGFDLETMRAEGLPSRVRIQRPVEEDGRVDGFCLFYKVAFDAELAFDVSPMRERNTTAMTLLRVEPREFSRYDTLDFELELPNPSDPRTWRWQFT; this comes from the coding sequence ATGTCGAACCTGCTCGACCTGCCGCGTCAGGCGTTGATGGACCTGCGCTCGCGTCTCAGCCACCTGCCGCTCGTGTCCCATTTGCACCGCCGGCACGCGCCCAACAGCTTGGCCCTCTCCAGTCCGTCGCCGCAGGACTCCGTGCTCGCGGATCCGCAGCGCGTGGAGATGTGGCGCCGCGCGGTGGAGCGCTACGTGCGCCCCAACCAGGTGGTGGTGGACGTGAAGGCCGGCACCGGCCTGCGCACCTTCCTGGCCGCGCACCAGAACCCGCGCAGGCTGTACGCGGTGGATGACTCGCGGCTGTTGGACACCACGCAGTGGGTGGCCCGCCGCAACGGCCTGGACCGCATCGACTTCGTGCGCGAGCCCACCTGGCACTTCCAGCCGCAGGAGAAGGCGGACGTGCTGCTGCATGAGCTGCTGGGAGATGCGCTGCTCGACGCGGGGCTCGTGCCCCGGATGCTGGACTTGCGCTCGCGCCTGCTCAAGCCCGGCGGCCGCATCCTCCCCAACCGCTTCGAGGTCTACGTGGAGCCCGTGCAACTGCGCGAGGAGGCGTGCGTCCCGTTCATCTGGACGCAGCACCTGCCCCACGTGGACTTCCGCTGCCTCCAGTCGCTGCGCGAGGCGATGAGCCCGTCGTACTTCACGCGGCTGGTGCGCTCGTATGAGGTGGACCACCTCTTGTGCGAGCCGGAGCCCGCGTTCGGGTTCGACCTGGAGACGATGCGCGCGGAGGGGCTGCCCTCGCGCGTGCGCATCCAGCGACCGGTGGAGGAGGACGGGCGGGTGGACGGCTTCTGCCTCTTCTACAAGGTCGCCTTCGACGCGGAGCTGGCCTTCGACGTGTCCCCCATGCGCGAGCGCAACACCACGGCGATGACGCTCCTGCGCGTGGAGCCTCGCGAGTTCAGCCGCTACGACACGCTGGACTTCGAGCTGGAGCTGCCCAATCCGTCCGACCCGCGCACCTGGCGGTGGCAGTTCACCTGA
- a CDS encoding WS/DGAT/MGAT family O-acyltransferase → MAGRERMASMDAAWLQMEEPANLMMITAVLWFDGAVDLERLRAVVRERLVERYPRFRQRVVPGPLGGPHWEDAPDFDPDEHLSTLRVPEFADHAGLEALVGDWLGVPLDRSRPLWHFHLVRGAPGGDVVLARLHHCIADGIALARVLLSLTDPVDAGTVPETWDESPEAVMPSEVERRPQAPGWLRMARGARSALRKGAEMVREPILAGDLVREGAKGAAALGKLLVLPPDPRSPLRGPLGPRKVAAWSSEPIELERVKAAGRALGGTVNDVLLTAVTGALRRYLGSREAPLEDVHALVPVNLRPLDVPVPRELGNRFGVVFLRLPVHLAEPRRRLREVMKRMEHLKRSPEAVVTSGVLELLGRTPAALERAVVDVMGTKASLVATNVPGPRQPVSLAGSRLQGLTFWVPQAGHVGLGVSLFSYSGQVTVGVASDASRVPDPGALVAAFHAELDALATLAP, encoded by the coding sequence ATGGCGGGTCGCGAGCGGATGGCGAGCATGGACGCGGCGTGGCTCCAGATGGAGGAGCCCGCGAACCTGATGATGATCACCGCGGTGCTGTGGTTCGACGGCGCCGTGGACCTGGAGCGCCTGCGCGCGGTGGTGCGCGAGCGGCTGGTGGAGCGCTACCCGCGCTTCCGGCAGCGCGTGGTCCCCGGACCGCTGGGCGGGCCGCACTGGGAGGACGCGCCAGACTTCGACCCGGACGAGCACCTGTCCACGTTGCGCGTGCCGGAGTTCGCGGACCACGCGGGGCTGGAGGCGCTCGTCGGGGACTGGCTGGGCGTGCCGTTGGACCGCTCCCGCCCGCTCTGGCACTTCCACCTGGTGCGCGGCGCGCCGGGTGGGGATGTGGTGCTCGCGCGGCTGCACCACTGCATCGCGGATGGCATCGCGCTCGCGCGGGTGTTGCTGTCCCTCACGGATCCGGTGGACGCGGGCACCGTTCCGGAGACCTGGGATGAGAGCCCGGAAGCGGTGATGCCCTCCGAAGTGGAGCGGAGACCTCAAGCTCCAGGCTGGTTGCGGATGGCGCGGGGGGCCCGCTCCGCGCTGCGCAAGGGAGCGGAGATGGTGCGCGAGCCCATCCTCGCGGGGGACCTCGTTCGCGAGGGCGCGAAGGGCGCGGCGGCTTTGGGCAAGTTACTGGTGCTGCCTCCCGACCCCCGCTCTCCTTTGCGTGGGCCTCTGGGCCCCCGGAAGGTCGCCGCGTGGTCGTCGGAGCCCATTGAGTTGGAGCGGGTGAAGGCCGCGGGCCGGGCCCTGGGCGGCACGGTGAACGACGTGCTGCTCACGGCGGTGACGGGCGCGCTGCGGCGCTACCTGGGCTCGCGGGAGGCACCGCTGGAGGACGTGCACGCGCTGGTGCCGGTGAACCTGCGGCCCCTGGACGTGCCGGTGCCTCGCGAGCTGGGCAACCGCTTCGGCGTGGTGTTCCTGCGGCTTCCTGTTCACCTGGCCGAGCCGCGCCGCCGCCTGCGCGAGGTGATGAAGCGGATGGAGCACCTCAAGCGCTCGCCGGAGGCCGTGGTGACGTCCGGCGTGCTGGAGCTGCTGGGGCGCACGCCCGCGGCGCTGGAGCGCGCCGTCGTGGACGTGATGGGCACCAAGGCGTCGCTCGTCGCCACCAACGTGCCCGGGCCGCGCCAGCCGGTGTCGCTCGCGGGCAGCAGGCTTCAGGGGCTCACGTTCTGGGTCCCCCAGGCCGGCCACGTGGGCCTGGGGGTCAGCCTCTTCAGCTACTCGGGACAGGTGACCGTGGGCGTGGCCTCGGATGCGTCACGGGTGCCCGACCCGGGGGCCCTCGTCGCCGCGTTCCATGCGGAGCTGGACGCGCTGGCGACGCTGGCCCCCTGA
- a CDS encoding FAD-binding oxidoreductase codes for MTQSLAGRVSGPVYTPNDAGYAPETAGFNVLVQHTPQYVVAVKSTQDVAEAIRFARENQLPVSVQATGHGTYAPITSGVLISTKALNHVSIDPATRIATVGAGARWEPVIAEAAKHGLAPIAGSSTNVGVVGYLLGGGLGPLVRSHGVSSDYVVGYTLVTCDGETVEASAEKHPDLFWGLRGGKGGFGIVTEVKVKLVEMRSLYAGSLFFEEQHIEAVLRGWVKWTSEADARVSTSLAVMRFPPFDFIPPPLRGRTVINLRFAYPGSVEEGTKLAAPLRALAPLYLDMLGELPASQMARIHNDPDQPSPVWTNGMMLTHVDQDFATTVLRHVGAGVQTPYFMLELRHLGGASQKDVDGGSAVGGRTGNFIIGLVGMHPPLFETVLPGATEGLRAELKPWLSPDMTINFMGKVRDAAHFDSAWPDAIRAKLKEVRGKYDPHKLFAK; via the coding sequence ATGACCCAGTCCCTCGCCGGCCGCGTGAGCGGTCCCGTCTACACCCCCAACGACGCGGGCTATGCCCCGGAGACCGCCGGCTTCAACGTGCTGGTCCAGCACACGCCGCAGTACGTGGTGGCGGTGAAGTCCACGCAGGACGTGGCGGAGGCCATCCGCTTCGCCCGGGAGAACCAGCTGCCCGTGTCGGTGCAGGCCACGGGGCACGGGACGTACGCGCCCATCACCTCCGGCGTGCTCATCTCCACGAAGGCGCTGAACCACGTGAGCATCGACCCGGCGACGCGCATCGCCACCGTCGGCGCGGGCGCGCGCTGGGAGCCCGTCATCGCGGAGGCCGCGAAGCACGGCCTGGCGCCCATCGCCGGCTCGTCCACGAACGTGGGCGTGGTGGGCTATCTGCTGGGCGGCGGCCTGGGGCCGCTGGTGCGCAGCCACGGCGTCAGCTCCGACTACGTGGTGGGCTACACGCTGGTCACCTGCGACGGTGAGACGGTGGAGGCGAGCGCGGAGAAGCACCCGGACCTGTTCTGGGGCCTGCGCGGCGGCAAGGGCGGCTTCGGCATCGTGACGGAGGTGAAGGTCAAGCTGGTGGAGATGCGCTCGCTCTACGCGGGCAGCCTCTTCTTCGAGGAGCAGCACATCGAGGCCGTGCTGCGCGGCTGGGTGAAGTGGACGTCGGAGGCGGACGCGCGCGTGTCCACGAGCCTCGCCGTGATGCGCTTCCCGCCGTTCGACTTCATCCCGCCCCCGCTGCGCGGCCGCACGGTCATCAACCTGCGCTTCGCCTATCCGGGCTCCGTCGAGGAGGGCACGAAGCTGGCGGCGCCCCTGCGCGCCCTGGCGCCCCTCTACCTGGACATGCTGGGCGAGCTGCCCGCGTCCCAGATGGCCCGCATCCACAATGATCCGGATCAGCCCAGCCCCGTGTGGACGAACGGCATGATGCTGACCCACGTGGACCAGGACTTCGCGACCACGGTGCTGCGCCACGTGGGCGCGGGCGTGCAGACGCCGTACTTCATGCTGGAGCTGCGGCACCTGGGCGGCGCGAGTCAGAAGGACGTGGACGGCGGCTCCGCTGTGGGCGGCCGCACCGGCAACTTCATCATCGGCCTGGTGGGCATGCACCCGCCGCTCTTCGAGACGGTGCTGCCCGGCGCCACCGAGGGCCTGCGCGCGGAGCTGAAGCCGTGGCTGTCGCCGGACATGACCATCAACTTCATGGGCAAGGTCCGTGACGCAGCGCACTTCGACAGCGCCTGGCCGGACGCCATCCGCGCGAAGCTCAAGGAAGTGCGCGGCAAGTACGACCCGCACAAGCTCTTCGCGAAGTAG
- a CDS encoding sigma-54-dependent transcriptional regulator, protein MSDALKGHVLVVDDDPALLKVLGALLTQAGLTPHPASNAKDALAQLARRPIDVVLSDVRMPGMSGMELLAEVGRGWPDVPVLLMTAHGTVPLAVEAMKAGAADFVLKPFDREELLFSLKKALLHASQDPEPTRGTGKAPDGLDSLLMGQSRAMKDVKALLVKAAQGTATVLLRGESGTGKELAARALHENSPRRSGPFVKLHCAALPDTLLESELFGYEKGAFTGAATRKPGRVELAHGGTLFLDEIGDVSPAVQVKLLRVLQEREFERLGGTQTVKVDVRFVAATHQALEDGVRRGTFREDLFYRLNVVPLWLPTLRERPEDIAPLARHFLDVHAKTNGRPPFTLSEDGLRALQAQPWPGNVRQLQNFLERLVVLSDGPMLTGEDVARELSRQPGLAPAPVAAPLPPSTSDSVTLESRRKDVEKEALVDALKRSGDNRTLAARLLGVSRRTLYNKLEEHGLL, encoded by the coding sequence GTGAGTGACGCACTGAAGGGCCACGTCCTGGTGGTCGACGATGATCCCGCGCTGCTCAAGGTGCTGGGCGCGCTGCTCACCCAGGCGGGCCTCACCCCGCATCCCGCGTCCAACGCGAAGGACGCCCTGGCCCAGCTCGCGCGCCGCCCCATCGACGTGGTGCTGAGCGACGTGCGCATGCCGGGCATGAGCGGCATGGAGCTGCTCGCGGAGGTGGGGCGCGGCTGGCCGGACGTGCCCGTGCTGCTGATGACCGCGCACGGCACGGTGCCGCTCGCGGTGGAGGCGATGAAGGCGGGCGCGGCGGACTTCGTGCTCAAGCCCTTCGACCGCGAGGAGCTCCTCTTCTCGCTGAAGAAGGCCCTGCTCCACGCGAGCCAGGATCCGGAGCCCACGCGCGGCACCGGCAAGGCGCCGGACGGACTGGACAGCCTGCTCATGGGCCAGAGCCGCGCGATGAAGGACGTGAAGGCCCTGCTGGTGAAGGCCGCCCAGGGCACCGCCACGGTGCTGCTGAGAGGCGAGTCCGGCACGGGCAAGGAGCTGGCCGCGCGGGCCCTGCATGAGAACAGCCCCCGGCGCTCGGGCCCGTTCGTGAAGCTGCACTGCGCGGCGCTCCCGGACACGCTCCTGGAGAGCGAGCTGTTCGGCTACGAGAAGGGCGCCTTCACCGGCGCGGCGACGCGCAAGCCCGGACGCGTGGAGCTGGCGCACGGCGGCACGCTGTTCCTCGACGAGATTGGCGACGTGTCCCCCGCCGTGCAGGTGAAGCTCCTGCGCGTGCTCCAGGAGCGCGAGTTCGAACGGCTGGGCGGAACCCAGACGGTGAAGGTGGACGTGCGCTTCGTCGCGGCCACGCACCAGGCGCTGGAGGACGGCGTGCGCCGGGGCACCTTCCGCGAGGACCTCTTCTACCGGCTCAACGTGGTGCCCCTCTGGCTGCCCACGCTGCGCGAGCGGCCGGAGGACATCGCGCCGCTCGCCCGCCACTTCCTGGACGTGCACGCGAAGACCAACGGCCGCCCTCCGTTCACCCTGAGCGAGGACGGCCTGCGCGCGCTCCAGGCCCAGCCGTGGCCCGGCAACGTGCGCCAGTTGCAGAACTTCCTGGAGCGGCTGGTGGTGCTCTCCGACGGGCCCATGCTCACCGGCGAGGACGTGGCGCGCGAGCTCTCCCGCCAGCCGGGACTCGCGCCAGCGCCCGTCGCCGCGCCCCTGCCTCCTTCGACGTCCGACTCCGTCACGCTGGAGTCACGGCGCAAGGACGTGGAGAAGGAGGCGCTGGTGGACGCGCTGAAGCGCTCGGGGGACAACCGCACGCTGGCGGCGCGGCTGCTCGGGGTGAGCCGGCGCACGCTCTACAACAAGCTGGAGGAGCACGGCCTGCTGTAG